In Microtus pennsylvanicus isolate mMicPen1 chromosome 17, mMicPen1.hap1, whole genome shotgun sequence, one genomic interval encodes:
- the LOC142836816 gene encoding olfactory receptor 9S13-like: MDKPVHRNESLSAVSLQGFVLAGFGGDAETQALLFAVFLPLYMLTVLGNLTMITVITLDAGLHSPMYFFLKNLSFVDLCLSSVIVPNALANIFSSSKVISFEGCATQLFLFSLLGAIEAFLLAVMAYDRFMAICSPLRYSLNMSPAICARLVLGTFCVGCLNAIVQTSLTFQLSFCNSNHIDSFFCDIPPLIKLACADTTLNELVILGVSGFIILCAVLVIIISYGYITVTILRMQSGSGRHKVFSTCGSHMTAVSLFYGTGFAIYGQPGGLQSMEQGNLVSIIYTLVIPMFNPLIYSLRNKDVKDALRRLGQRHSLVKESGWCQHQGLC, translated from the coding sequence ATGGACAAACCAGTACACAGAAATGAAAGTCTATCAGCAGTGTCCTTGCAGGGGTTTGTTCTGGCTGGATTTGGGGGAGATGCAGAGACCCAGGCCCTGCTCTTTGCTGTTTTCCTGCCTCTGTACATGCTGACCGTCCTGGGCAACCTCACCATGATCACGGTCATCACCCTGGATGCCGGCCTGCActcccccatgtacttcttcctcaagAACCTGTCCTTTGTCgacctctgcctctcttctgttATTGTGCCCAATGCTCTGGCCAACATTTTCTCCTCTTCCAAGGTCATCAGCTTTGAGGGATGTGCCACTcagctcttccttttctccttgttgGGTGCCATTGAAGCTTTCCTCTTAGctgtgatggcctatgaccgttTCATGGCCATCTGTAGTCCTTTAAGATACTCTCTGAACATGAGTCCTGCAATCTGTGCCCGTCTGGTTCTGGGTACCTTCTGTGTTGGCTGCCTGAATGCCATTGTCCAGACCAGCCTCACATTCCAGTTGTCCTTCTGCAACTCCAACCACATCGATTCCTTTTTCTGTGATATCCCCCCACTGATCAAGCTTGCCTGTGCCGACACAACTCTCAATGAGCTTGTCATCCTTGGTGTCTCTGGATTCATCATTCTGTGTGCTGTTCTTGTGATCATCATCTCTTATGGCTACATCACAGTGACCATCCTCAGGATGCAGTCAGGGTCAGGGAGGCACAAGGTCTTCTCTACCTGTGGCTCCCACATGACAGCTGTATCCTTGTTTTATGGAACTGGTTTTGCTATATATGGACAGCCAGGAGGTTTGCAATCTATGGAGCAGGGCAACTTGGTCTCCATCATCTACACCCTAGTGATCCCCATGTTCAACCCCCTCATCTACAGTCTGCGCAACAAGGATGTCAAGGATGCCCTGAGGAGGCTGGGACAGAGACACAGTCTGGTGAAGGAGAGTGGCTGGTGTCAGCATCAGGGACTATGCTAG
- the LOC142836817 gene encoding olfactory receptor 9S13-like, with amino-acid sequence MAKPIHRNGSLQAVSLQGFVLVGFGGDAETQALLFAVFLPLYMLTILGNLTMITVITLDAGLHSPMYFFLKNLSFVDLCLSSVIVPNALANIFSSSKVISFEGCATQLFLFSLLGAIEAFLLAVMAYDRFMAICSPLRYSVNMSPTTCACLVLGTFCVGCLNAIVQTSLTFQLPFCSSNHINSFFCDIPPLIKLACADTTLNELVMFGICGFIVVCTVLVIIISYGYITMTILRMQSGSGRHKVFSTCGSHMTAVSLFYGTGFAIYGQPGSIESMEQGKLVSIIYTLVIPMLNPLIYSLRNKDVKDALRRLGQRHSLVKESGWCYHQLPC; translated from the coding sequence ATGGCAAAACCAATACACAGAAATGGAAGTCTACAGGCAGTGTCCTTGCAGGGGTTCGTGCTGGTGGGATTTGGGGGAGATGCAGAGACCCAGGCCCTGCTCTTTGCTGTTTTCCTGCCTCTGTACATGCTGACCATCCTAGGCAACCTCACCATGATCACGGTCATCACCCTGGATGCCGGCCTGCActcccccatgtacttcttcctcaagAACCTGTCCTTTGTCgacctctgcctctcttctgttATTGTGCCCAATGCTCTGGCCAACATTTTCTCCTCTTCCAAGGTCATCAGCTTTGAGGGATGTGCCACTcagctcttccttttctccttgttgGGTGCCATTGAAGCTTTCCTCTTAGCTGTGATGGCCTATGATCGTTTCATGGCCATCTGCAGTCCTTTAAGATACTCTGTGAACATGAGCCCTACAACCTGTGCCTGTCTGGTTCTGGGTACCTTCTGTGTTGGCTGCCTAAATGCCATTGTCCAGACCAGCCTCACATTCCAGCTGCCCTTCTGCAGCTCCAACCACATCAATTCCTTCTTCTGTGATATACCCCCACTGATCAAGCTTGCTTGTGCAGACACAACTCTCAATGAGCTTGTCATGTTTGGTATCTGTGGATTCATCGTTGTGTGTACTGTTCTTGTGATCATTATCTCTTATGGCTACATCACAATGACCATCCTCAGGATGCAGTCAGGGTCAGGGCGGCACAAGGTCTTCTCTACCTGTGGCTCCCACATGACAGCTGTATCCTTGTTTTATGGAACTGGTTTTGCTATATATGGCCAGCCAGGAAGTATTGAATCCATGGAGCAGGGAAAGCTGGTCTCCATCATCTACACCCTGGTGATCCCCATGCTCAACCCCCTCATCTACAGTCTGCGCAACAAGGATGTCAAGGATGCCCTGAGGAGGCTGGGACAGAGACACAGTCTGGTGAAGGAGAGTGGCTGGTGTTACCATCAGTTACCATGCTAG